The proteins below come from a single Necator americanus strain Aroian chromosome V, whole genome shotgun sequence genomic window:
- a CDS encoding hypothetical protein (NECATOR_CHRV.G20853.T2) yields MDAFVNHLSHFVISRQLRPLLAQNAPSRIIFVSSICHDWYPLDFTDLQATKYGDAYLQYSRSKLMNHMTALKMAREKQDGVTVNVLEPGVIETKLLKRGGYSGAPVKDGSVAPLHLITSDELKNISGEYFNNRGKKITSSTDSMDAAQQDRLWKMSEEICAKFGITF; encoded by the exons ATGGATGCGTTT GTTAACCATCTCTCACATTTCGTCATCAGTCGACAATTACGACCGCTATTAGCGCAGAATGCACCGTCAAGGATAATCTTCGTCTCCAGTATTTGTCACGATTG GTATCCTCTAGACTTCACGGATCTACAAGCGACAAAATACGGTGATGCCTACCTGCAATATTCCCGTAGCAAACTGATGAACCATATGACCGCTCTGAAAATGGCACGTGAAAAACAGGACGGAGTGACTGTGAACGTATTGGAACCGGGAGTGATTGAGACGAAACTCCTcaa ACGCGGTGGATACTCCGGTGCACCGGTAAAAGACGGCAGCGTAGCGCCACTCCATCTTATCACATCCGATGAGCTGAAAAACATTAGCGGCGAATATTTTAATAATCGTGGAAag AAGATCACTTCAAGCACCGATTCAATGGATGCGGCACAACAAGATCGTCTATGGAAGATGAGCGAGGAGATTTGTGCGAAATTCGGGATAACTTTCTGA